From Paenibacillus polymyxa, the proteins below share one genomic window:
- the poxB gene encoding ubiquinone-dependent pyruvate dehydrogenase: MKTITDTIVQVLVNAGVKRIYGIVGDSLNNMVDSIRSNGQIEWIHVRHEEVAAFAAGADADLSGSIAVCAGSSGPGNLHLINGLYDCHRNRVPVLAIAAHIPSDEIGSEYFQATHPEHLFGECSHFCEVITTPRQIPRTVTMAIQEAVSRSGVSVIVLPGDVAALEAEKVPTPEHVYHPTAPVVHPSASEISRLAEYLNNGKRITLLCGAGCAQSHDLLMQLCDKLKSPMVSALRGKEYLEYNNPYYAGLTGLIGYSSGYHALMDCDVLLMLGTDFPYRQFYPEDAIVLQVDIDPSHLGRRTPLTYGLCGDVRATLEMLLPHLTSKHDTKHLEKTVSHYAKVRQELDDLAVGKPGHMPIHPQYLAKVISDAAQENAIFTCDVGTPTVWAARYLQMNGQRRLLGSFNHGTMANALPQAIGAQATEPDRQVIALSGDGGLTMLMGDLLTLKQHQLPVKVIVFNNGALGFVELEMKAAGFLENGTELVNPDFGAVAQAMGIKGIRVEDPTMLEDAIQQALAHDGPVVVDVVVNRQELSMPPKINLKQAEGFTLWMMKAVLNGRGDEIVELAKTNLFR, translated from the coding sequence ATGAAGACAATCACAGATACTATTGTACAAGTTTTAGTTAATGCAGGGGTCAAGCGGATCTATGGCATCGTTGGAGATTCATTAAATAATATGGTGGATTCCATTCGCAGCAATGGTCAAATTGAATGGATTCATGTAAGGCACGAAGAAGTGGCTGCCTTTGCAGCTGGAGCAGATGCTGATCTTAGTGGCAGCATTGCCGTATGTGCCGGTAGTAGCGGCCCCGGGAATCTGCATCTGATTAACGGTTTATATGATTGCCACCGCAATCGAGTGCCTGTACTTGCTATTGCGGCTCATATTCCAAGTGATGAAATCGGAAGTGAATATTTTCAGGCTACACACCCTGAGCATCTTTTTGGAGAATGCAGTCACTTTTGTGAGGTAATTACGACACCGCGTCAAATTCCAAGAACAGTGACCATGGCTATTCAGGAGGCAGTTTCACGTTCAGGTGTTTCCGTCATTGTTCTTCCCGGTGACGTAGCAGCTTTGGAAGCGGAAAAGGTGCCCACTCCTGAACATGTCTATCACCCCACAGCACCTGTCGTCCATCCGTCCGCTTCTGAAATTTCACGGCTGGCTGAATATTTAAATAACGGTAAACGAATTACGCTGCTATGTGGCGCTGGTTGTGCTCAATCTCACGACTTGCTTATGCAGCTGTGCGACAAGCTAAAGTCTCCCATGGTATCCGCTCTGCGAGGCAAGGAATATCTGGAATATAACAACCCTTATTATGCTGGATTGACGGGGCTGATCGGGTATTCTTCCGGGTACCATGCCTTGATGGATTGTGACGTCCTGCTCATGCTCGGAACAGACTTTCCTTACAGACAATTTTATCCTGAAGATGCGATTGTCCTACAGGTAGATATAGACCCTTCCCATCTCGGCAGACGAACTCCGTTGACGTATGGTTTATGCGGGGATGTAAGGGCAACGTTGGAAATGCTGCTTCCTCATTTAACGTCGAAGCATGATACCAAGCATCTGGAAAAAACCGTCTCCCATTATGCCAAGGTACGCCAGGAACTGGACGATCTGGCGGTTGGTAAGCCAGGCCATATGCCGATCCATCCGCAATATCTCGCCAAGGTTATCAGTGATGCCGCCCAGGAAAATGCTATTTTCACTTGTGATGTCGGTACTCCCACAGTATGGGCAGCGCGTTATTTGCAAATGAACGGTCAGCGCCGACTTCTCGGTTCCTTCAATCATGGTACGATGGCAAATGCACTGCCGCAGGCGATCGGTGCGCAAGCCACTGAGCCTGACCGACAGGTGATTGCCCTCTCAGGCGATGGTGGACTCACGATGCTGATGGGCGACCTGCTCACCCTAAAACAGCATCAACTGCCTGTAAAAGTTATTGTTTTCAACAATGGCGCTCTCGGCTTTGTCGAGTTGGAAATGAAAGCAGCCGGATTCTTGGAAAACGGGACTGAACTGGTTAACCCTGATTTTGGTGCTGTAGCACAAGCCATGGGAATTAAGGGCATTCGGGTTGAAGATCCGACCATGCTGGAGGATGCCATTCAGCAAGCATTGGCTCATGACGGCCCTGTTGTGGTAGATGTGGTGGTGAACCGTCAGGAACTATCCATGCCACCTAAAATTAATCTTAAGCAAGCAGAGGGATTTACACTGTGGATGATGAAAGCCGTGCTGAACGGACGCGGAGACGAGATTGTTGAACTGGCTAAAACCAATCTCTTTCGTTAA